In Hwangdonia lutea, a single window of DNA contains:
- a CDS encoding tetratricopeptide repeat protein yields the protein MKHISIFILTLFTAFSFAQEKEQLMALKKANNYVYEGNTLANEDDFVSAEMAYRKAISEQPTSVAGIYNLGNSYYKKGNYEEALFRHQQAAENAASKAEKHKAFHNIGNILMQNKKCKEAVEAYKSALRNNPADDETRYNLGLAKECAEQQKDQQDENKDDENKDNKDENKDEQNQDKKDNEGDNKEDNKDEGDKDKKEGDDKKDDEGKPKDEKEDKGKGDDDKKKEQQKPKPQPGQLSPQQIKSLLEAMNNQEKKVQEKMNAEKQKGIKIKTEKDW from the coding sequence ATGAAACACATATCCATATTTATATTAACCTTATTTACGGCCTTTTCTTTTGCACAAGAAAAAGAGCAATTAATGGCGTTAAAAAAAGCCAATAATTATGTGTACGAAGGCAATACTTTGGCTAACGAAGACGATTTTGTTTCGGCTGAAATGGCATACAGAAAAGCCATATCGGAACAACCAACGAGTGTTGCGGGCATATACAATTTAGGAAATTCGTATTACAAAAAAGGCAATTATGAGGAAGCTTTATTCCGCCATCAGCAAGCGGCCGAAAATGCAGCATCTAAAGCTGAAAAACACAAAGCATTTCATAATATTGGCAATATTTTAATGCAGAACAAAAAGTGTAAAGAAGCCGTTGAAGCCTATAAAAGCGCATTGCGAAATAACCCTGCCGATGATGAAACACGTTATAATTTAGGATTGGCAAAAGAATGTGCAGAACAGCAAAAAGACCAGCAAGACGAAAATAAAGACGACGAAAACAAGGATAACAAGGACGAGAACAAAGACGAGCAAAACCAAGATAAAAAAGATAACGAAGGCGACAATAAAGAAGACAACAAAGACGAAGGCGATAAGGATAAAAAAGAAGGCGACGATAAAAAAGATGACGAAGGCAAGCCTAAAGACGAGAAAGAAGATAAAGGCAAAGGTGATGACGACAAGAAAAAAGAACAGCAAAAGCCAAAGCCGCAACCCGGACAATTATCGCCACAGCAAATAAAAAGTTTATTGGAGGCCATGAATAACCAAGAAAAAAAGGTGCAAGAAAAAATGAATGCCGAAAAGCAAAAAGGCATCAAAATAAAAACCGAAAAAGATTGGTAA
- a CDS encoding vWA domain-containing protein, producing the protein MQLEEKIWFWALGIIPVIILFFLVLQIWKHKAQQKFADKKLLKRLSPNRSLFKSILKIVVLSLAFACLTLALVNPKIGTKLETVKREGVDIVFAVDVSKSMLAEDIAPNRLEKSKQLVTQIINNLASDRVGIIAYAGKAFPQLPITTDYASAKMFLNSMNTDMLSSQGTAIDEAIKLAKTYFDDEQQTNRVLIIISDGEDHGENAVALAEEANKEGIRIFTIGVGDVKGGPIPEKRNGIVLNYKKDNQGETVITRLDEETLKKIAAEANGAYINGKSTSDVVENIREILNKMDKTEFEAKQFAEYKDQFQWFLGFGIFFLLLDVFLLERKTAWLKKLNLFNENL; encoded by the coding sequence ATGCAGTTAGAAGAAAAAATATGGTTTTGGGCACTGGGAATTATTCCGGTAATAATCCTGTTCTTTTTGGTGCTTCAAATCTGGAAACACAAAGCTCAGCAAAAATTTGCCGATAAAAAGCTGCTTAAAAGATTAAGTCCTAATAGGTCTTTATTCAAATCCATTTTAAAAATAGTGGTTTTAAGTTTGGCATTTGCCTGTTTAACCTTAGCGTTGGTAAACCCTAAAATAGGCACCAAGTTAGAAACCGTAAAACGCGAAGGCGTCGATATTGTTTTTGCTGTCGATGTCTCAAAAAGTATGCTCGCCGAAGATATTGCCCCCAACCGATTGGAAAAATCGAAACAATTGGTCACGCAAATCATAAATAATTTGGCAAGCGATCGCGTTGGTATTATCGCTTATGCGGGAAAAGCGTTTCCGCAATTGCCCATAACCACAGATTATGCGTCGGCTAAAATGTTTTTAAACAGCATGAATACCGATATGCTTTCGTCGCAGGGAACCGCCATTGACGAAGCCATTAAATTGGCTAAAACATACTTTGATGACGAGCAGCAAACCAACCGGGTACTCATTATTATTTCTGATGGAGAAGACCACGGCGAAAATGCCGTTGCACTTGCCGAAGAAGCCAATAAGGAAGGTATTCGGATTTTTACTATTGGCGTGGGCGATGTAAAAGGTGGTCCCATTCCCGAAAAACGCAATGGTATTGTTTTAAATTATAAAAAGGATAACCAAGGCGAAACGGTGATTACGCGGTTGGATGAAGAAACACTTAAAAAAATTGCCGCAGAAGCCAATGGTGCCTATATAAACGGTAAAAGCACCAGCGATGTGGTTGAAAATATCAGGGAAATTTTAAATAAAATGGATAAAACCGAGTTTGAAGCCAAACAATTTGCCGAATATAAAGACCAGTTTCAATGGTTTTTAGGCTTTGGTATTTTCTTTTTACTCCTGGATGTTTTTCTTTTAGAACGAAAAACGGCATGGTTGAAAAAGTTGAATCTGTTTAACGAAAACTTGTAA
- a CDS encoding vWA domain-containing protein, with amino-acid sequence MFEGIQFLNKELFWLLLLLPLALFWYVLKHKKQTAELKMSSLKGFKTTNSWLPKVKHLLFVLRLMALALLILAIARPQTVDVSTRTKTTKGIDIVMAIDVSASMLAKDLSPNRLEALKKVAAEFIKGRPNDRIGLVEYAGESFTKTPITSDKSIVLRSLKDIKYNTIIEGGTAIGMGLATSVNRLKDSKASSKVIILLTDGVNNSGFIDPKIASELALEYDIKTYTIGIGTNGTALTPVSILPNGNFQYARAQVEIDEELLKEIAQVTGGKYFRATNNKKLEEIYNEINKLEKTEIEEFKFYNYEEKYRSLVLLAGALLLLELLLRFTFFRSFI; translated from the coding sequence ATGTTTGAGGGAATTCAATTTTTAAATAAAGAACTGTTTTGGCTATTGCTACTGTTGCCATTAGCGCTCTTTTGGTACGTGTTAAAACATAAAAAGCAAACAGCCGAATTAAAAATGTCGAGCTTAAAAGGCTTTAAAACCACAAATTCGTGGCTGCCAAAAGTAAAGCACTTGCTGTTTGTTTTAAGATTAATGGCATTGGCTTTATTAATATTGGCCATTGCAAGGCCACAAACGGTTGATGTTTCAACAAGAACCAAAACCACCAAAGGCATCGATATTGTAATGGCCATTGATGTGTCGGCAAGTATGTTGGCTAAAGATTTATCGCCAAATCGGTTAGAAGCTTTAAAAAAAGTAGCAGCCGAATTTATTAAAGGCCGACCAAACGACAGAATCGGTTTGGTGGAATATGCCGGCGAAAGCTTTACCAAAACACCAATAACCAGCGATAAATCTATCGTTTTACGCTCTTTAAAGGATATAAAATACAATACGATTATTGAAGGCGGTACAGCCATTGGCATGGGTTTAGCCACCTCGGTAAATCGATTGAAAGATAGCAAAGCATCTAGTAAGGTTATTATTTTATTAACTGATGGCGTTAACAATTCTGGATTTATAGACCCAAAAATTGCTAGCGAACTCGCTTTGGAATACGATATAAAAACATACACGATTGGTATTGGCACCAATGGCACTGCGTTAACTCCGGTTAGCATATTGCCCAATGGTAATTTTCAATATGCACGTGCCCAAGTTGAAATAGATGAAGAACTACTTAAAGAAATTGCCCAAGTTACGGGTGGCAAATATTTTAGAGCGACCAACAACAAGAAATTAGAAGAAATTTACAACGAAATAAACAAGCTTGAAAAAACAGAAATTGAAGAATTTAAATTTTATAATTACGAAGAAAAGTATCGTTCATTAGTCCTTTTAGCAGGAGCATTATTGCTTTTAGAATTACTATTGCGCTTTACCTTTTTTAGAAGTTTTATATAA
- a CDS encoding BatD family protein, with protein MKKAKMDKKIKINIKDKGKKTSSFRLRASSVIFFFLCSFSVLNAQVTSAIDSTSIKIGEQITYSIQVETDSTSLVVFPEGQTFSPLEMIESYKVDTLKNNDRFNLIKKYGLTQFDSGSYTIPRQKIIIGDKTIFTDSLKVEVHNVVVDTTKQGLYDIKPIIEVDKSGSNWWKYVLLTLLIIGIIGFLIYWFIWRKKPLSEEEQIALLPPYDRAKLALKKLDESQYLEHENLKDYYSELTFIIRKYLDEKVYDRALESTTDELISRLNLLKDGNQVDISKDDIKKLESILKRADLVKFAKSAPDVELAKLDRNTIDVEIDNVKEALPEPTEEEKLLDEKYKAEQARKKKRKKVIITVAIGVFLLISTFVGFGLKYGFSYVKDTIIGHESKELLEGNWVTSAYGYPPITISTPKVLKRVEVPMAEGAKSNMSVSAFSYGTLLDFFSVTVSTTVLNNAGENNIDLEKVSENSLKAFEAKGAKDIVVLRDKFTTPNGAEGLKTHGTLKIPNLTSEKLQSGKYTMLQFASQNVLQQIIITSAENDTYADQMVERILYSVELKEAEE; from the coding sequence ATGAAGAAAGCAAAAATGGATAAAAAAATTAAGATAAATATTAAAGATAAAGGCAAAAAAACTTCAAGCTTCAGGCTTCGGGCTTCAAGCGTTATTTTCTTTTTCCTATGCTCTTTTTCCGTTTTAAACGCCCAAGTTACTTCGGCCATCGATTCAACCTCCATAAAAATTGGAGAGCAAATCACTTACAGTATTCAAGTGGAAACCGATTCAACGAGTTTAGTCGTGTTTCCCGAAGGACAAACATTTTCACCCTTGGAAATGATTGAATCCTATAAAGTAGATACCTTAAAAAACAACGACAGATTCAATCTTATAAAAAAATACGGTTTAACCCAATTCGATTCGGGCTCGTACACCATTCCGAGGCAAAAAATTATTATTGGCGATAAAACCATATTTACAGATTCGCTAAAAGTTGAAGTACATAATGTGGTTGTTGATACCACAAAACAAGGGTTGTACGACATAAAGCCTATTATTGAAGTGGATAAAAGCGGAAGCAATTGGTGGAAATATGTATTGCTAACACTACTAATAATCGGCATTATTGGGTTTTTAATCTATTGGTTTATTTGGCGAAAAAAACCGCTTTCAGAAGAAGAACAAATTGCTTTATTGCCCCCTTACGACAGAGCAAAATTAGCCTTAAAAAAACTTGACGAAAGCCAATATTTAGAACACGAAAACCTTAAGGATTACTATTCTGAGCTCACATTCATCATCAGAAAATATCTTGATGAAAAGGTTTACGACCGCGCCTTGGAAAGCACTACAGATGAATTGATAAGCCGACTTAATTTACTAAAAGATGGCAATCAAGTTGATATTAGTAAAGACGATATTAAAAAACTTGAAAGCATTTTAAAACGTGCCGATTTAGTGAAATTCGCAAAATCTGCTCCAGATGTTGAATTGGCAAAATTAGACAGAAATACCATTGATGTTGAAATCGATAATGTTAAAGAGGCATTGCCCGAACCCACAGAAGAAGAAAAACTTTTAGACGAAAAATACAAAGCCGAACAAGCCCGCAAAAAGAAGCGTAAAAAAGTTATAATAACCGTGGCTATTGGTGTGTTTTTACTCATATCAACCTTTGTTGGCTTTGGTTTAAAGTATGGTTTTAGCTATGTTAAAGACACCATTATTGGGCACGAAAGCAAGGAGCTTTTAGAGGGCAATTGGGTTACCAGCGCCTATGGTTATCCACCAATAACCATTTCAACTCCAAAAGTTTTAAAGCGTGTTGAGGTACCGATGGCAGAGGGGGCCAAAAGCAACATGTCGGTTTCGGCGTTTAGTTATGGTACACTTTTAGATTTCTTTTCGGTAACGGTAAGCACAACTGTGTTGAACAACGCGGGAGAAAACAACATAGATTTGGAAAAGGTTTCAGAAAACAGCCTTAAAGCCTTCGAAGCAAAAGGCGCCAAAGACATTGTTGTATTAAGAGATAAATTTACAACACCAAATGGTGCCGAAGGGTTAAAAACCCACGGGACATTAAAAATACCAAACCTCACTTCAGAAAAACTTCAAAGTGGAAAATACACCATGCTTCAGTTTGCATCGCAAAACGTTTTGCAACAAATTATAATTACAAGTGCAGAAAATGACACCTATGCAGACCAAATGGTAGAACGTATTTTATATTCAGTAGAACTAAAAGAAGCCGAAGAATAA
- a CDS encoding DUF58 domain-containing protein: protein MDTKELLKKVRKIEIKTRRLSDHIFGGEYHSTFKGRGMTFSEVRQYQFGDDVRNIDWNVTARYNEPYIKVFEEERELTMMLMVDVSGSELFGTQEQFKNEVVTEIAATLAFSATQNNDKIGLILFSDKVELYIPPKKGRSHVLRIIRELIEFQPESKQTNIAEALKFLSNVMKKKAIVFVLSDFIADDYKQTMKIVSGKHDVTGIRVYDKREEDLPNLGMVQMQDEETGELMLVNTASKKVRRNYGKFYQEKVDYYTDAFTKSGAGIIDCRVDESYVKKLLGYFKRRG from the coding sequence ATGGATACTAAAGAATTACTAAAAAAAGTACGGAAAATTGAGATTAAGACACGGCGATTGTCTGATCATATTTTTGGAGGCGAATACCATTCTACCTTTAAGGGGCGTGGTATGACCTTTTCTGAAGTACGCCAGTATCAATTTGGAGACGATGTGCGAAATATCGATTGGAATGTAACCGCGCGCTACAACGAACCGTATATTAAAGTTTTTGAAGAAGAACGCGAACTCACCATGATGCTTATGGTAGATGTTTCGGGCTCGGAATTATTCGGTACCCAAGAGCAATTTAAAAATGAAGTGGTTACCGAAATTGCTGCAACTTTAGCGTTTTCAGCAACCCAAAACAACGATAAAATAGGGCTCATTTTATTTTCTGATAAAGTAGAACTTTATATTCCGCCCAAAAAAGGACGTTCGCATGTATTGCGTATTATTCGTGAATTGATTGAGTTTCAACCAGAAAGCAAACAAACCAATATTGCCGAAGCTTTAAAGTTTTTATCGAACGTAATGAAAAAGAAAGCCATTGTGTTTGTACTGTCCGATTTTATTGCTGACGATTATAAACAAACCATGAAAATCGTTTCTGGAAAACACGATGTTACGGGCATTCGCGTGTATGATAAACGTGAAGAAGACTTGCCTAATTTAGGCATGGTACAAATGCAAGATGAAGAAACTGGTGAGTTAATGTTGGTTAATACGGCATCAAAAAAAGTAAGGCGTAATTACGGCAAGTTCTATCAAGAAAAAGTAGACTATTATACGGATGCCTTTACCAAATCGGGTGCGGGCATAATTGATTGTCGTGTGGATGAAAGTTATGTAAAAAAACTGTTGGGCTATTTTAAAAGAAGAGGCTAA
- a CDS encoding AAA family ATPase, which produces MEETGTIDIKTINEKIEKESAFVDLLMLEMNKVIVGQKHMVERLLIGLLGQGHILLEGVPGLAKTLAINTLSQAVDGSFSRIQFTPDLLPADVTGTLIYNMKVSDFSIKKGPIFANFVLADEINRAPAKVQSALLEAMQEKQVTIGDETFALDKPFLVMATQNPVEQEGTYPLPEAQVDRFMLKTVIDYPKLNEEQFIMRANLKGAWDKVNPVVSVAQILKAQEVVREVYMDEKIEKYILDIIFATRYPEKYKLADLKPLISFGASPRGSINLATAAKCFAFIKRRGYVIPEDVRAVVHDVLRHRIGITYEAEAENVTSEDIINKIVNEIEVP; this is translated from the coding sequence ATGGAAGAGACAGGTACAATTGATATTAAGACCATTAACGAAAAAATAGAAAAAGAAAGTGCTTTTGTTGATTTGCTCATGCTGGAGATGAACAAGGTTATCGTGGGACAAAAACACATGGTTGAACGTTTGCTTATTGGCTTATTGGGTCAAGGGCACATTCTGCTTGAAGGTGTTCCCGGTTTGGCAAAAACATTAGCTATTAACACCTTATCACAAGCGGTTGATGGCAGTTTTAGCAGAATACAATTTACACCAGATTTGTTACCGGCCGATGTTACCGGAACCTTAATTTACAACATGAAGGTTAGCGATTTCTCGATTAAAAAAGGGCCTATTTTCGCAAACTTTGTTTTAGCTGATGAAATTAACAGGGCGCCAGCAAAAGTACAATCGGCCTTACTAGAGGCGATGCAGGAAAAGCAAGTTACCATTGGCGATGAAACCTTTGCTTTAGACAAACCATTCTTGGTAATGGCAACACAAAACCCTGTTGAGCAAGAAGGAACTTACCCGTTACCAGAAGCTCAGGTAGATCGTTTTATGCTAAAAACCGTTATAGATTACCCCAAACTAAACGAAGAGCAGTTTATTATGCGCGCCAATTTAAAAGGCGCCTGGGATAAAGTAAACCCTGTGGTTTCTGTAGCGCAAATATTAAAAGCTCAAGAGGTAGTTCGTGAGGTTTATATGGATGAAAAAATCGAAAAATACATCCTCGATATCATATTCGCCACGCGTTACCCCGAAAAATATAAGCTAGCCGATTTAAAACCATTAATCTCTTTTGGAGCTTCGCCTCGTGGTAGTATTAATTTGGCAACAGCGGCAAAATGTTTCGCTTTTATTAAGCGCCGAGGCTATGTAATTCCTGAAGATGTGCGTGCTGTGGTGCACGATGTTTTAAGGCATAGAATTGGCATTACTTACGAAGCTGAGGCCGAAAATGTAACCTCAGAAGACATCATCAATAAAATTGTAAACGAGATTGAGGTACCTTAA
- a CDS encoding SDR family NAD(P)-dependent oxidoreductase, translated as MTKTALITGATSGIGEATAYEFAKHGIHLVLCGRRLERLKTIQQALEKLTHVHILNFDVRDKAETLRAIESLPKAFKTIDILINNAGNAHGLDPIQAGDLDDWDAMMDINVKGLLYVSKAVIPQMTERQSGHIINIGSSAGKEVYPKGNVYCASKHAVLAITEGMRIDLNPFGIKVGAINPGLVETEFSQVRFKGDAVADTVYKGYKALQAKDVAEIIYFAISRPPHVNIADLLVFCTAQASSTIVKREL; from the coding sequence ATGACAAAAACCGCCCTAATTACTGGAGCAACAAGTGGCATTGGCGAAGCCACGGCTTATGAGTTCGCAAAACATGGGATTCACTTAGTGCTTTGCGGAAGACGATTAGAACGTTTAAAAACAATTCAGCAGGCTTTGGAAAAGCTAACCCACGTACATATTTTAAACTTTGATGTGCGCGATAAAGCCGAAACGCTGCGAGCTATAGAATCGCTTCCAAAAGCATTTAAAACCATCGATATTCTTATTAATAACGCTGGAAATGCACATGGCTTAGACCCTATTCAAGCAGGAGATTTAGACGATTGGGATGCCATGATGGACATTAACGTAAAAGGCTTACTTTATGTGAGCAAAGCCGTAATCCCGCAAATGACCGAAAGGCAATCAGGGCATATTATAAATATTGGGTCTTCGGCGGGTAAAGAGGTCTACCCCAAGGGCAATGTGTATTGTGCCAGTAAACATGCCGTTTTGGCCATAACCGAAGGGATGCGTATTGATTTGAATCCGTTTGGAATAAAAGTAGGCGCCATAAATCCAGGTTTGGTTGAAACCGAATTTTCGCAAGTGCGTTTTAAAGGCGATGCCGTTGCCGATACCGTTTACAAAGGCTACAAAGCGCTACAAGCCAAAGATGTTGCGGAGATTATTTACTTTGCCATTTCGCGTCCGCCACATGTTAATATTGCCGATTTATTGGTGTTTTGTACTGCGCAGGCGAGTTCGACGATAGTGAAAAGAGAACTTTAG
- a CDS encoding ATP-binding protein, translating into MINKRLLIKHLLAHNDENSFYDKKRKIDISQKEGKAKFLKHICALSNSNPKNNSYIVIGVEDEDNNIIGVDFFDDSKIQNLINAYLNHPPIVQYENIPFPHLPDDKVVGLVTIRPTGKITSLRKNIWKYYGGSVFFRDGSMSMPKVFDIELKDINSKIVEAIENHAQNNIEHTLDAVFHFMNTRKDYNAQYKVFKEYFVVCWSAQKKLVKEKTFFSRVDIELINEQVRLFFSVFDEVSISIDSDSFKIIEYVNLGLQNTNKYYPLEETIISFEDNANYNIETKLLFEPPQFDKKVLHHIYNANNAILEKLKKGLPFTKNEEQDLKNLPVTYLICYLNLFHEAIDKLHEAKPYLKAYSEELYSLYKEALRILRKVKYS; encoded by the coding sequence ATGATCAACAAACGCCTTCTTATAAAACACCTTTTGGCTCACAACGATGAGAACAGTTTTTACGATAAAAAACGTAAAATCGATATTAGCCAAAAAGAAGGGAAGGCAAAGTTTTTAAAACATATTTGTGCGCTATCAAACAGCAACCCAAAAAACAACTCGTACATTGTAATTGGTGTTGAAGATGAGGATAATAATATTATTGGTGTCGATTTTTTTGACGATAGCAAAATCCAAAACCTCATTAACGCCTATTTAAATCACCCGCCCATTGTGCAGTACGAAAACATTCCGTTTCCGCATTTGCCCGACGATAAAGTTGTGGGTTTGGTCACCATTCGTCCCACGGGGAAAATTACATCGTTGCGCAAAAACATATGGAAATATTATGGCGGTTCGGTGTTTTTTAGAGACGGTAGCATGAGCATGCCAAAGGTGTTCGATATTGAACTAAAAGACATCAATTCCAAAATTGTCGAGGCCATTGAAAACCACGCGCAAAACAATATTGAGCATACCCTTGATGCTGTTTTTCATTTTATGAACACCCGTAAAGATTACAATGCGCAATACAAAGTGTTTAAAGAATATTTTGTGGTATGCTGGTCTGCCCAAAAAAAATTAGTAAAAGAGAAAACCTTTTTTTCTAGGGTTGATATCGAATTGATAAACGAGCAAGTACGCTTGTTTTTTTCGGTATTCGATGAGGTTTCAATTTCTATTGATTCGGATAGTTTTAAGATTATCGAATATGTGAATTTAGGGCTTCAAAACACCAATAAATATTATCCGTTGGAAGAAACCATTATAAGTTTTGAAGATAATGCCAATTATAATATTGAAACAAAATTATTATTCGAGCCACCTCAGTTTGATAAAAAAGTACTGCATCATATTTACAATGCCAACAATGCCATTTTGGAAAAGCTTAAAAAAGGACTTCCTTTTACAAAAAATGAAGAACAAGATTTAAAAAACTTACCGGTAACGTACTTAATTTGTTACCTCAATCTTTTCCATGAAGCCATTGATAAACTTCACGAAGCAAAACCCTACCTAAAAGCGTATAGCGAGGAATTGTACAGCCTTTATAAAGAAGCCTTGCGCATTTTAAGAAAGGTAAAGTATAGTTGA
- a CDS encoding DUF1501 domain-containing protein encodes MDRRKFLKQSSLASSLFLVPSFVRAFEEVASSKLGYKRLVIIQLSGGNDGLNTVIPFRNDLYYKNRPTLGISKSNTIKINDDVGLHPSLKPLKQLYDKGYLSIINNVGYPNPVRSHFRSMDIWQTATDSNKYSQSGWIGRYLDHYGTHPHSAIEVDEKLSLAMKGETLNALATQDAKSLYNLSRDPYFKNLAKHQNDTHLSEHNLGYLYKSMIAAQSSAQYIFETSKTVSTKKEYPNNKFGKQMKTTAQFINSHLQTKVFYTALDGFDTHVNQLNTQKRLLGIYAKSVEAFVDDLRAHNTFKDTLILTFSEFGRRVSQNASIGTDHGTANNIFVIGENLKRQGIYNNVASLNDLDDNGDLKFEIDFRTIYATVLDKWLEVDDKKVLNKSFKQLDFI; translated from the coding sequence ATGGACAGAAGAAAATTTTTAAAACAGTCGTCTTTGGCCAGTAGCCTATTTTTGGTACCCAGTTTTGTGCGCGCTTTCGAGGAGGTGGCGAGCAGTAAATTGGGGTACAAACGTTTGGTCATCATTCAGCTTTCGGGCGGTAACGATGGGTTGAACACCGTGATTCCCTTTAGAAACGATTTGTATTACAAAAACCGACCAACCCTAGGGATTTCAAAAAGCAATACCATTAAAATTAATGATGATGTTGGGCTACATCCCAGCTTAAAACCTTTAAAACAGCTGTACGACAAAGGCTATTTGTCAATCATCAACAATGTAGGGTACCCCAATCCGGTGCGGTCGCATTTTAGGTCGATGGACATTTGGCAAACAGCTACCGATTCCAATAAATATTCGCAAAGCGGATGGATTGGCAGGTATTTAGATCATTACGGAACGCACCCACACAGTGCCATTGAGGTTGATGAAAAGTTATCCCTTGCCATGAAAGGCGAAACCTTAAATGCCTTGGCGACGCAAGATGCCAAATCGCTGTACAATTTATCTAGAGACCCCTATTTTAAAAACTTGGCAAAACACCAAAACGACACTCATTTAAGCGAGCATAATTTAGGCTATTTGTACAAATCGATGATTGCCGCCCAATCGTCTGCCCAATATATTTTTGAAACTAGCAAAACCGTGTCCACTAAAAAAGAATACCCCAATAACAAATTTGGAAAACAAATGAAAACCACGGCGCAGTTTATCAATTCGCATTTGCAGACCAAAGTATTTTACACGGCTTTGGATGGTTTCGATACGCACGTTAATCAATTAAATACCCAAAAGCGGCTGTTGGGCATTTACGCCAAAAGTGTAGAGGCTTTTGTAGATGATTTAAGAGCCCACAACACCTTTAAAGATACCTTGATTTTAACGTTTTCTGAATTTGGGCGTCGCGTATCGCAAAACGCTAGCATTGGCACCGACCACGGTACGGCAAATAACATTTTTGTTATCGGCGAGAATTTAAAGCGCCAAGGCATCTACAACAATGTGGCAAGTTTAAACGATTTGGACGATAACGGCGATTTAAAATTCGAAATAGATTTTAGAACCATTTATGCTACCGTATTAGATAAATGGCTTGAAGTAGATGATAAAAAAGTACTTAACAAGTCATTTAAGCAATTGGATTTTATTTAA